The genomic stretch agaaccaACAGCAGAACAGTTCCAATAAGGTAGAAGTTATCTTCTTACTAGCTGAACAAACAATTAAGTAAAATACAAGTATTTGGAAAATAACTGACCAAGGGGGAGAATGAATTCTTCGTAATGCGATGTTTAGCTGTAACAGAATAGAAGCCAACGAAATCACAGGCTGAAATACATTGTATAGAACATTTGGCCAAATATTGTTGGAAGAGCCCTTTCCTATTAGGTAGCAATGTATTCTTGTATAAattcatgtaaaaaaaaacttttataccTCACTTACTTTTTTGATACAGCTGGATGTGTAAAGAAAACTAAAATATCTGAATAAGTTTTGCTGACGAATTTTTCTTTTTACACCCTTAGCAAAACTAGTGATTAAAAATGTTTACCTTTATAGGTATTTTGCTTTACTTTCCCATATCAATTTTCCGCGATCACAAATTAAAGCTTCAGTTAAAAATGCATGCGAGATCTTTAAATAACAGCTGACGTTCACGATTGATTTGACAAAAAATACAAGGTAAAAATGTACAAATGAGTATTACCCGACCGATGGATCCTGCACTAGAAATAGAGGCGTAACCAAGTCTTGCGCCCTGCTGGGATTGGTAACTGATAACTGAGGTCAAGGCTCCGCAGTGTGCGGGATAATGTTTCGACTGTCGCCATATTCGCAACACATTCCTCCACAAGACATTACTTGTAGATTGATGAACACGGGTGGTAAAAATTTACACGCTTTTTGCATTTGTCAAGTCAGTTCGTGGTATACACATTGCGTTTGTCCGAGACTGTTCCTGTGCAATTTAGAAAGAGATGATAGTTGATTCTGCGCATTGACACGCGTCTTTAAATGAATAAATCTTTTATTCGGCTTTAAACCTTCTTACATCAAAACAACTTAATCCAAAGTACAAATAACAATGATTAATAGTACGATCACAAGTTAGACGTCCGCCGGTTCGAGCGTATCAAGCCGGATTTAGAAAGCGGCTCGTTCCAGTGCAGTCAGCTGCTGCGTTAATCGTTCTTCTTTCGCCTTCCGAATGGTAAAGTTTTTTCTCGTTTCAATAAACTCATGCAGGAATGTGGACACATCGGTATCGCCGGCGAGGAACTTTTGAGCTTCCTCGTCGCTTTTGGCGTCAGCGGCGGAAACCGCGATCTGAAGCAACTCTTTAATATGTTGGGGTGAGAAATCCTCTGCCTTGCGTTGATACATTTGGTTAGAAGCATCGTACCGCTCACCGAGTTCTTTAAAATCTAGCAACAGCTTGTCTAACCGTTGTCTTCGTTCTTCGATTAAAAGCTTTTTGGCAACGTTATCGGAAGCTAATGTTTCAATTTGACTCATCAAATAACTCATTTCGTTGCTCTGCTTTTGAACGAAGCTTATCTTCTCAATGAAATCTTCCCGATAATCCTCGTCGCTGTTTAGTCGAGCAAGTTCGTCAATTTGTAGTGAACCTAAATTAAATGAGTCTTGTTCTGCAACTGGAGAAGCAATATTTCGGGAATCTACCGTGCTCTCTTGGTTGTTCTCATTGCGATTGTGTTGTGGCGCGCAAGAAGAAACATCATTTAGCAATGAAGGGGGATGTTTCTCAAATTCACGACCGACTGCCTGTACGACTCGACCCAGGTCAGAATGGATAGTATACTGGAAGAAAGACAAACCATCTGtaggtttaaaactgatttttagGAGAAGCAAACTTACATTCAGAATTCCGGGCGCGTTTTCTATTGCACCGGTTGCGGGATTGACCCATGGATGATTTAGTATCGGACTTACAATCAATGTTGGCTTTTCGTTGGGAAATCCTGGTCCTAGAATAATGTTAATGGCGATCTCCCGTCCAGCAGAGTTGAAATTTACCAAGTATTCTTCGTTTTCTGTGACTTCCTGAACACTGAGTGTTTAGGCAATTgagtttgaatgttttttttttagatacttACATAATACTTacttcaaattaaaaattttgagaGTGTCAATTTGCCTTTTCCTCATTGTTATTTGCGAAAAGCTTACGGAAATCGAAGAAAATAAATCgtgaaatataataataaattctGCACGACTTATATCCTTTGATCGACTTGAGTTTGAACTCGATGCACTAAAatgaaaacataaaacaaatcgATGAAAGATCTGTCAGAAAGTCTCTATCAAGCTACGCACTAAAAACCGATTCAAGCACaaaaaaaacgattgttttAGCAAGCCAATACACGAacagtatttttttcgaaaGCGCCATCTGTTAGAAAATAGGAAAACGATAATATCCAAAAATGATTTTGTAGAAAATCAgtattaaccctttcccgctcatggtgactctagagcaccaagaattataatcatcatatcttgacataaaatagtttgttgtgcttaccattgttccataaacttttatatgctgcctcagagcatcactgggcattttcttcaaaatactacagttgacagtaattttagttagtctacaaagtgttcagcttgaattttctcgtgaagctataaattttaatgataaaccttgtgagcgggagagggtcaaccctctagtgcccaagttaatttctagacgggcttcggtaaaatcactatgaatcattataaacattttttaagtatttattgtaGCTTTTCAGAGGTTCGaatgaagcccgccaaatggcggcattgggcactagagggttaaaaataaagaattaaataatcaacgtaattatttaattaactGACACATGAAAACATCACAAACATTTAAAAACTACTGTTCCTATTTTGCAACGCACGAAAACtaagttgaatgaaattttgaatatttgtaCTTGAAAAGCGACCCATGGTAtgaacctgggagggagaaacggatacgaagctgtgttaGTGTCAaaattagggataccatccgtcctgatttagcaggacatgtcctgattttgagaccctGTTTtgacgtcctgatttatttttcattttctggcatttgtcctgattttcataagattttcaattttgtagtGTGATAATAATATGCAGAATTattcaaaatcaataatttttttgattcCAGAACACAACGGTCACTACGGACGATTTTGTTTTTAGTTGAATCTTAGTTAagtgacgagagaaatcttttagGTATTGTAACCGTTAAACATTTGGCTCAacgggggaccctactctgtaaggtcgaaatctttttttttccaatgtttagagtaaagtaaggtgttcggctattttggctattgattaggGTTCATGTGAAGATTTATTCTACATGTCGTGGTTGCTCATATAGTGTATTAAGTTGTTGGCAGCTGGAAACGTGAATGCCCTCCCTAAATCGGAGGTAGGTTTTTCTCAGCAagtactgaaccgatttggctgaattGTTTTTAGCATGTaagaatggattatctaacttgttatatagtcgtttttgaaatttaaaaaaattgacaaaacggcggccattttagtaaaaaattagcttttttcataaaaatcgcttgaaaaatcataaaatattgaaaaaaaattaaatattgaaaaacggctatgtaacaagtaaggtaatccatttttacatgctggaaaaaaaattcagccagataggctcagtagatgctgagaaaaagttaaagggtatgtgcttgagtgcacaaacgtaggcttgacgtgggtcTATTGTGAGTgtgaagatttaattctgccatagccatagtatataacacacaccaaacgtacaaatacctaacacaacaatccatgaacacttcacaaaaaaacacGACATACACCTTtcataaaccatagcatacaaactaataggaaaaataattaacttgttgcctataaaagtattctgtcatgaataaatttacctcggatgaatgcatttttgcacacacatacgttatacacacacgctatatacacacactactcacaagcacacgctcttagacacacccacgctacctacacacacacatacacacaccacttacatacacacgccacttacatacatacgccacttacacacatacacgcacacacgccgctca from Wyeomyia smithii strain HCP4-BCI-WySm-NY-G18 chromosome 3, ASM2978416v1, whole genome shotgun sequence encodes the following:
- the LOC129730934 gene encoding vacuolar protein sorting-associated protein 37A; translation: MRKRQIDTLKIFNLNVQEVTENEEYLVNFNSAGREIAINIILGPGFPNEKPTLIVSPILNHPWVNPATGAIENAPGILNYTIHSDLGRVVQAVGREFEKHPPSLLNDVSSCAPQHNRNENNQESTVDSRNIASPVAEQDSFNLGSLQIDELARLNSDEDYREDFIEKISFVQKQSNEMSYLMSQIETLASDNVAKKLLIEERRQRLDKLLLDFKELGERYDASNQMYQRKAEDFSPQHIKELLQIAVSAADAKSDEEAQKFLAGDTDVSTFLHEFIETRKNFTIRKAKEERLTQQLTALERAAF